The Ignicoccus islandicus DSM 13165 sequence GAGCTACTAAGGCACCTACTAGGGAGCTCGCAACGACGCTTTCGGTTCTTCCCACCTTAAAGACTACTGCGAGGACGGGAACGAGGAACGCACCGGCCGTGAGCGTCCAACCGGTCTTGAAGACGCTAGTTACGGCTGACGCGAGTTCCTTCGGTAGCGTGAGAGTTAAGACAGCAATCCCAGCAGCGATGACCATGCTTAGGAAGCTGAGGACCCTCAAAACCTTAGTATCTCTTATGCCCAGAATGTCATATGCTACTGCGCTTCCAACTGTTAATGAAATGGAATCCGCCGTGCTCATTGCTGCCGCTAATACGGCTGCGCTAAATACCGACGCTCCAATAGGGCCCAACATTTCCTTTGCTAAGATTGGTATGACCTTCAGGGGATTTACTTTCCCTTGAACGAGGTGGGAAGCGGCCAATCCGCTAATGAAGCTCCCGTATGTAACAATGAAGGCAAACGCCGTTGCAATGAACGTAGATCTCTTTACTACTGAAGGACTCTTAGCTGTGTAGAACCTATTAAGCAACTGCGGGAGGCCCCATACAGCAATGCTAGTTAGGAAGGCGAGATCCACTATTAAGGCTACGTCTATTTTCTGGGGTGGGACGTAGGGCTTAGATGCTTCTAAAGCACCGAGCCCACCAGCACGCAGAGAGGCTAAGGCTGCGAGGGATAACACTCCTAATGCCATTATGATTCCTTGAATTGCATCAGTCCATACGACGCTGTACATGCCCCCCAAAGCTACGTAAATCGCCATTACTAATGCGATAAGAAACGCGGAGGTAGCTAAATCTATTCCAAATACCGTTCCGACCATGGCGGCTGCGCCGCTAATAACGGTCGCTGCGTACAAAGTGAGACCAATTGCAGTTACTAGCCCCAAAAGCTTCTGCAAGTTACCATTGTTGTAAACCTTAGCGAAAAGTTCAGGCACAGTTAGGGCGTCGTACTGCGCGCTAAGTTTATTTATCTCCCTTCCTATCAGTATGAAAGTTAATAGAGCGCCTGCTAAAACGTTCATTAATGGAATTAACATACTCGTACTTCCCCAAAGGAAGGCCCACGCTCCGCCGACCACTATTACAACGCTAGAGAAATAGGTTGCACCGAAGGTAAAGGCCAGTAGCCACTCGCCTATTTCCCTATTGGCTACGAGGAAGCCCTTAATTGTATCGGCCTTAGACTTGAATATGAAACCTATTGCCAAGCTCAAAGCTAAGTAAGAAATTAAAACTGCTTCGCTAATCATTCTCGTCCTCACCTTTTCCGCTAAAGCTGTAAAACGCGGCCAGTGCTACGCCTATTAGTCCCCCAATGAGGGTTACGAGGACCACTACATCCCACCGAGTTCCTACTTCTCTAAATTAATTTTAAAAGGTTTACGCCATACCAACTTCAATGGCTCTCT is a genomic window containing:
- a CDS encoding sodium:solute symporter family protein translates to MISEAVLISYLALSLAIGFIFKSKADTIKGFLVANREIGEWLLAFTFGATYFSSVVIVVGGAWAFLWGSTSMLIPLMNVLAGALLTFILIGREINKLSAQYDALTVPELFAKVYNNGNLQKLLGLVTAIGLTLYAATVISGAAAMVGTVFGIDLATSAFLIALVMAIYVALGGMYSVVWTDAIQGIIMALGVLSLAALASLRAGGLGALEASKPYVPPQKIDVALIVDLAFLTSIAVWGLPQLLNRFYTAKSPSVVKRSTFIATAFAFIVTYGSFISGLAASHLVQGKVNPLKVIPILAKEMLGPIGASVFSAAVLAAAMSTADSISLTVGSAVAYDILGIRDTKVLRVLSFLSMVIAAGIAVLTLTLPKELASAVTSVFKTGWTLTAGAFLVPVLAVVFKVGRTESVVASSLVGALVALLYGFAKALSFKLPFMDMSFCVTILASALAFVVMEVIRRNG